A genomic region of Arachis hypogaea cultivar Tifrunner chromosome 5, arahy.Tifrunner.gnm2.J5K5, whole genome shotgun sequence contains the following coding sequences:
- the LOC112801412 gene encoding RING-H2 finger protein ATL22, translated as MIIGPMANLLITLFLISIFEFLFLANATRSKTTSPACGSRYCGSSEVAIEFPFHLTQDHTSFVEGDARCGYQGFEVSCNQRNLMISLPNGGGEFIVKNISLEHQYIWVNDPNECFAKRFLQGKDLIKDSPFLWGLPNSKRVMFYNCSELAGIDVDPQLRLPCLSDDEKHYYSVIVLSESDIENENYYSSRCRNIGSALFPVKDVSEDDSSISSRQIRDELVHFDMKLQWFRPSCYCKEDQHCGFIPNTDFDVVCYNHKNQEQDMLLELDSGYSNNNGNGHMQALSGTSGSPPSYYYGEKEESKFAIGLGTLGILILLFYVAFHITKEMREERLRQRIMETQHARARRMLLSQQRQLGELRRLRMMESSSIISERYPATSDENSTIIIELEQCPVIQLGDSGQLPTMLMDNVCSICLSEYEAKETLRSMPQCNHFFHSHCIDAWLKMNATCPLCRKLPI; from the exons ATGATCATTGGTCCAATGGCTAACTTGCTAAtaactttgttcttaatttccaTTTTTGAATTCTTGTTTCTTGCTAACGCAACAAGAAGCAAAACCACTTCACCAGCTTGTGGAAGCAGATATTGTGGAAGCTCTGAAGTAGCTATTGAGTTCCCTTTCCATTTGACACAGGATCATACTAGCTTTGTTGAAGGAGATGCACGATGCGGGTACCAAGGTTTTGAAGTTTCGTGTAACCAAAGGAATTTGATGATTAGTCTCCCAAATGGAGGAGGAGAATTCATCGTCAAAAACATCTCTCTAGAGCACCAATATATTTGGGTAAACGACCCTAATGAGTGTTTTGCTAAACGGTTCTTGCAGGGCAAGGATCTCATCAAAGATTCACCCTTCCTATGGGGCCTTCCAAATTCAAAGAGAGTGATGTTTTACAATTGCAGCGAATTAGCAGGAATTGATGTTGATCCACAACTACGTCTTCCTTGCCTGAGTGACGATGAGAAGCATTATTATTCTGTTATAGTTTTGTCAGAGTCAGATATTGAGAATGAGAATTATTATAGTTCAAGGTGTAGGAATATTGGGTCTGCTTTGTTTCCCGTTAAGGATGTTTCAGAAGATGATTCTTCAATATCATCACGGCAAATAAGAGATGAACTTGTTCATTTTGATATGAAGTTGCAATGGTTTAGGCCTAGTTGTTATTGTAAGGAGGATCAACACTGTGGCTTCATACCAAATACTGATTTTGACGTTGTTTGTTACAACCACAAAAATCAAGAACAAG ATATGTTACTTGAACTTGACAGCGGTTATTCCAATAATAATGGTAATGGGCACATGCAAGCACTTTCCGGTACTA GTGGAAGTCCTCCAAGTTATTATTATGGTGAAAAGGAAGAGAGCAAGTTTGCTATAGGATTGGGAACGCTaggtatattaatattattattttatgtagcATTTCATATAACTAAGGAGATGAGAGAAGAAAGGTTACGACAGAGAATCATGGAGACCCAACATGCGCGAGCAAGGAGAATGTTGTTAAGCCAACAGCGACAGCTAGGAGAGCTACGCAGATTAAGAATGATGGAATCATCATCAATAATCAGTGAGAGGTACCCTGCCACCAGCGATGAgaattcaacaataataatagagTTAGAACAATGTCCAGTTATCCAGCTAGGTGACAGTGGACAATTGCCAACAATGTTAATGGACAACGTTTGCTCTATATGTCTTAGTGAGTACGAGGCTAAAGAAACATTACGGAGCATGCCACAGTGTAATCACTTTTTTCATTCTCATTGTATTGATGCCTGGCTCAAGATGAATGCTACTTGTCCCTTGTGCCGAAAATTGCCAATATGA